The Apium graveolens cultivar Ventura chromosome 6, ASM990537v1, whole genome shotgun sequence genome contains a region encoding:
- the LOC141666519 gene encoding GRF1-interacting factor 2, which yields MQQQQQQQQQPQPMMPSFPQSNITTEQIQKYLDDNKKLILAIMDNQNLGKLTDCAHYQALLQKNLMYLAAIADAQPQGPMIPSQMAPHPMMQPGGFYMQSPQAAAAMPQQQPVYPPKGPLQFNTPHTMQDLQQQKILQHHAQGGLPGPSGTRPVGPSNSTNPIHIEPSRGGTAGGSLTEAKTPSKVRGGGSKQDASEGARVPSASGARSSATGKGSGDGEAK from the exons atgcagcaacagcagcagcagcagcagcaaccACAGCCGATGATGCCTTCATTTCCCCAATCTAATATTACCACTGAACAGATCCAAAAG TACCTTGACGACAATAAGAAATTAATTCTGGCAATTATGGACAATCAGAATCTTGGAAAACTTACTGACTGTGCTCA TTACCAGGCTCTACTTCAAAAAAATTTGATGTATTTAGCTGCCATTGCTGATGCGCAGCCACAAGGACCAATGATTCCGTCGCAG ATGGCTCCACATCCTATGATGCAGCCAGGAGGATTTTACATGCAATCACCACAAGCAGCAGCAGCGATGCCACAGCAGCAGCCTGTTTACCCTCCAAAGGGGCCTTTACAGTTTAATACCCCACATACAATGCAGGATTTGCAGCAGCAGAAGATACTTCAACACCATGCTCAGGGAGGACTCCCAGGGCCAAGTGGTACAAGGCCAGTAGGTCCCAGTAACAGTACAAATCCCATCCACATAGAGCCCAGCCGTGGAGGCACAGCTGGTGGTTCGTTGACGGAAGCAAAAACTCCGAGTAAGGTACGTGGAGGTGGAAGCAAGCAAGATGCCAGTGAAGGTGCACGGGTCCCCAGCGCTAGTGGTGCAAGAAGCTCGGCTACTGGAAAAGGCAGTGGAGATGGAGAAGCCAAATGA